A window of the Streptomyces albireticuli genome harbors these coding sequences:
- a CDS encoding Rieske (2Fe-2S) protein: protein MSDDAVLRELADGERLRVRVAGREFVIDAACPHRKGRLVHGHVNTRTLRIVCPLHRSSFDLTTGCPVAGPTTEALTVYSDGPADGEDGPRKERTER, encoded by the coding sequence GTGAGCGACGACGCCGTGCTCCGGGAGCTCGCGGACGGCGAGCGGCTGCGCGTCCGCGTCGCCGGGCGGGAGTTCGTGATCGACGCCGCCTGCCCGCACCGCAAGGGCCGCCTCGTCCACGGTCATGTCAATACGCGCACCCTGCGCATCGTCTGCCCCCTCCACCGCTCCTCCTTCGACCTCACCACGGGCTGTCCGGTCGCGGGGCCGACCACGGAAGCACTCACGGTGTACAGCGACGGGCCGGCGGACGGCGAGGACGGCCCGCGGAAGGAACGGACGGAGCGATGA
- a CDS encoding iron-containing redox enzyme family protein, translating to MTTPTSTPMSTPMPTPTSAGSAQKTLFVHNRSVQNARVVAAVEELERDWIVARVDELDARTPAVPSRARWVEELDGLLAREREETGAARYLAEEATREQFRHVVREFALDGLTEAQNFFPAVPRLPLRAQMAVMRVLIDEFGCGNLRQAHSRLYLDLLAELDLPQEPESFLDTTSDETYAFLNSFYWLTQRAPYIEYFLGALAYLEASIPHAFRTQARACERLGITHDRYYTEHLHIDTFHMKEMQIAIREYEDARGLDPDRLWTGALLMSDLIGTAFDAAVERAREAA from the coding sequence GTGACCACACCCACGTCCACGCCCATGTCCACACCTATGCCCACGCCCACGTCCGCGGGCAGCGCGCAGAAGACGCTGTTCGTCCACAACAGGTCGGTGCAGAACGCCCGTGTCGTGGCGGCCGTCGAGGAGCTCGAACGGGACTGGATCGTCGCCCGCGTCGACGAGCTCGACGCCCGGACGCCCGCCGTCCCCTCGCGTGCCCGATGGGTCGAGGAGCTCGACGGTCTCCTCGCCAGGGAGCGCGAGGAGACCGGGGCGGCCCGCTACCTCGCGGAGGAGGCCACCCGGGAGCAGTTCCGGCACGTGGTGCGGGAGTTCGCGCTGGACGGCCTGACCGAGGCGCAGAACTTCTTCCCCGCCGTCCCGCGGCTGCCGCTCAGGGCGCAGATGGCGGTGATGCGGGTCCTCATCGACGAGTTCGGCTGCGGCAACCTCCGGCAGGCGCACTCGCGGCTCTACCTGGACCTGCTGGCGGAACTCGACCTTCCGCAGGAGCCGGAGAGCTTCCTCGACACGACGTCCGACGAGACGTACGCCTTCCTCAACTCCTTCTACTGGCTCACCCAGCGCGCCCCGTACATCGAGTACTTCCTGGGCGCGCTGGCCTACCTGGAGGCGAGCATCCCGCACGCCTTCCGGACCCAGGCCAGGGCGTGCGAGCGGCTGGGCATCACCCACGACCGCTACTACACCGAACACCTGCACATCGACACCTTCCACATGAAGGAGATGCAGATCGCGATCCGCGAGTACGAGGACGCGCGCGGACTGGACCCGGACCGGCTCTGGACCGGCGCCCTGCTGATGTCCGACCTGATCGGCACGGCCTTCGACGCGGCCGTCGAGCGGGCCCGGGAGGCGGCGTGA